In Palaemon carinicauda isolate YSFRI2023 unplaced genomic scaffold, ASM3689809v2 scaffold2791, whole genome shotgun sequence, the genomic window TCTGAGCCTTGCCTGCCTTTTTGGCAGCCTTTCCGGAGGTCTTGGGCGGCATGTTATCGTCAATACAGTCAGGGAGAGAGTATACGACCGCTCCCGTCCCCTAGCTATTTATACCAAACGGGCTGGTTCGTAGAATGTGGTTGGTTTTTTTTCATTGGCTGAGCGACGGGTGAGCCGAATTGTCATTGGTGGTTGGCTGGCGCCTTCAATCCGGTAGTAGGGTATAAAGGGCTAAGGTGCGATCTGGGGCGCCAGTTTGCTCGTCACAGCAGCACGATCCACAACTAACTCTCATCATGTCTGGACGCGGAAAGGGAGGCAAAGTAAAGGGAAAGTCAAAGTCCCGTAGCAGCAGGGCTGGACTTCAGTTCCCTGTGGGACGTATCCACCGTCTTTTGCGCAAGGGCAACTATGCTGAACGTGTAGGTGCTGGAGCTCCAGTCTACTTGGCTGCAGTCATGGAGTACTTGGCCGCCGAAGTCTTGGAGTTGGCTGGTAATGCTGCCCGTGACAACAAGAAGACCAGGATCATTCCCCGTCACTTGCAATTGGCCATCCGCAACGACGAAGAGCTCAACAAGTTGCTCTCTGGCGTGACCATTGCCCAGGGTGGTGTCTTGCCCAACATCCAGGCAGTTCTCTTGCCCAAGAAGACCGAAAAGAAGTAAATCTTTGCTGCTGTTGCTGGCAAGGGTCTACTTTGGACCGACCAAGAAATCAGGCTCCATATTGGAGCCACAAAT contains:
- the LOC137636362 gene encoding histone H2A; this encodes MSGRGKGGKVKGKSKSRSSRAGLQFPVGRIHRLLRKGNYAERVGAGAPVYLAAVMEYLAAEVLELAGNAARDNKKTRIIPRHLQLAIRNDEELNKLLSGVTIAQGGVLPNIQAVLLPKKTEKK